One Tenebrio molitor chromosome 2, icTenMoli1.1, whole genome shotgun sequence genomic region harbors:
- the cactin gene encoding splicing factor Cactin: protein MPRSDHSRRHRSSGRPHDRSSDTGDSEDERQKSRKQGNLDKFKKRDRSSSERSSKKKEKKHRSRDSDSDSSSSSSDDSLILLQKLKEERLKALDERKREKELKKATETPEEKRLRRLSKKQAKERKRKERMGWDNEYLHYTNTDNPFGDGNLLSTFVWTKKLAKEGLGNVSQEELEARNRHKQEENKRELEKVKKRRIEREVERQKREEEMQLLQRSKEAAQFEEWERQEDQFHLEQARLRSHIRIQDGRAKPIDLLAKYISAEEEVDAVEMHEPYTYLNGLHIKDLEDLVEDIKVYEELERGKNLDYWNDITVIVEDELQKLRKLEKQNEFDMGVNRREGINQAVAADVTSVFKGKTSAQLAALQKQIESKINGKADGIDIGYWESLLSQLKAHMARARLRDRHQDSLRRKLQVLKAEQAVTVPAAEENTTPVAETHAQMEPEPKPGTSNEEEQISDNEKTAEENANDILNEYFDAYEAGGYSPKFLPPEAIEPGTIVVTEEDDSKRLEFARMQVCGSGKKVENVITKEELLLQREARKGMGDDEAQFSVEAALDNQVYLWSDKYRPRKPRYFNRVHTGFEWNKYNQTHYDMDNPPPKIVQGYKFNIFYPDLIDKNSTPEYFLTWPPKRDGKKEERPLTATLDKPTVLNISLIGIIDMSTMRKEFLNISNLCRFPLSLAIAKRKKTAVINRPLSLPSPEKHKTRKSKRPETSEDSYEEEESSVSVKSAKTKNGTAKAKKVDLLAKKKSLSDANNNNKTFKIPRKRVGNVVKLVDVSNKSDLGKSTKLPEPCRTCGRPDQPERFHSHPVTPLKVTKKAEEPPKMKSTVQKPVAMKYKSKQQNSDKNLPPPPQRKPSLPAQKIVHSPPNVGTAAEQSTPRVKSAKRTLTCYICGREFGTASLHLHEPKCLQRWERENAGLPTHLQRKPPVKPDHPLTPEEWNKFAWESSQATLTPCPKCGRTFYPDRLVVHQRSCKIVQDNSKSSVDKSIAAQAPAPMPPPTAECYICGKMFGTHSIKIHEKQCLKKWQAENEALPADIRAPVPVRKADGAASPKEELAAREDAAKGQKTPDSGSHRSSIDKEERPSSGSSGKKSPMFPCYICGRLFTVNSIYIHEPQCLKMWKIENDKLPPHRRRPQPLKPDIKFTRK from the exons ATGCCAAGAAGTGACCATTCTCGACGACACAG GTCTTCTGGCCGTCCTCACGATCGTTCGTCGGACACGGGCGATAGCGAAGATGAGAGACAAAAATCGAGGAAACAAGGAAACTTggataaatttaagaaaagagATCGTAGCTCTAGCGAGAGATCGTCgaaaaagaaagagaaaaagcACAGATCTCGTGACTCAGATTCAGATTCGAGCAGCAGCTCGTCTGATGATTCATTAATCCTCCTTCAGAAGCTCAAAGAAGAAAGACTGAAGGCTCTTGATGAAAGAAAGCGTGaaaaagaattgaaaaaaGCGACGGAAACGCCAGAAGAGAAGAGATTGAGGCGCTTGTCAAAAAAACAGGCTAAAGAGAGAAAGCGCAAAGAGCGCATGGGGTGGGATAATGAATACCTTCATTATACAAACACTGATAATCCCTTCGGCGACGGCAATTTGCTGTCAACTTTTGTCTGGACGAAAAAATTGGCCAAGGAAGGACTTGGCAACGTGAGCCAGGAAGAACTAGAAGCGCGAAATCGCCACAAACAGGAAGAAAATAAACGCGAATTGGAGAAAGTGAAGAAGAGAAGAATAGAACGAGAGGTGGAGAGGCAAAAGAGAGAAGAGGAGATGCAACTGTTGCAGCGTAGCAAAGAAGCGGCGCAATTTGAAGAGTGGGAACGTCAAGAGGATCAGTTCCACTTGGAACAAGCGAGGCTGAGATCGCACATTCGCATTCAGGACGGCCGAGCCAAACCCATCGACTTGTTGGCGAAATACATAAGCGCGGAAGAAGAGGTCGACGCGGTGGAAATGCACGAGCCGTACACGTACCTGAACGGTCTGCACATCAAAGACTTGGAAGATCTAGTTGAGGACATAAAAGTCTATGAAGAACTGGAACGGGGGAAGAACCTAGATTACTGGAACGACATCACGGTCATCGTAGAGGACGAGCTACAAAAACtgcgaaaactagaaaaacaaaatgaattcGATATGGGAGTGAACAGGCGGGAAGGCATCAACCAGGCTGTCGCCGCTGACGTGACGTCGGTGTTCAAAGGGAAGACGTCGGCACAACTGGCGGCGCTGCAGAAGCAGATCGAGAGCAAAATCAACGGCAAAGCGGACGGAATCGACATAGGCTATTGGGAATCGTTGCTGTCACAGCTGAAGG CTCACATGGCGAGGGCGCGGTTGAGGGACCGACATCAGGACAGTCTCAGGAGGAAATTGCAAGTCCTCAAAGCTGAACAAGCCGTTACTGTGCCGGCAGCAGAAGAAAATACCACTCCTGTGGCGGAGACGCATGCGCAAATGGAGCCAGAGCCCAAACCCGGCACCTCGAATGAAGAAGAACAAATCAGCGACAACGAGAA AACTGCCGAGGAAAACGCGAACGACATCTTAAACGAGTACTTCGACGCTTACGAAGCGGGCGGCTACAGCCCCAAGTTCTTACCCCCCGAGGCCATCGAACCCGGCACCATAGTCGTAACCGAAGAAGACGACTCAAAACGTCTTGAATTTGCGCGAATGCAAGTCTGCGGCAGCGGCAAGAAGGTCGAAAACGTGATAACGAAAGAAGAACTCCTTCTGCAACGCGAAGCCCGAAAAGGAATGGGCGACGACGAGGCGCAGTTTTCCGTAGAAGCGGCCCTCGACAACCAGGTCTACCTCTGGTCGGACAAATACCGACCGAGAAAACCGAGATATTTCAACAGAGTCCACACAGGTTTCGAGTGGAACAAATACAATCAAACCCATTACGACATGGACAATCCTCCGCCGAAGATCGTGCAAGGGtacaaatttaacattttctaCCCAGACCTGATCGACAAAAACAGCACACCCGAGTATTTCTTG ACGTGGCCCCCGAAGAGGGACGGCAAGAAGGAAGAGAGACCCTTGACGGCGACGTTAGACAAGCCCACCGTCCTCAACATCAGCCTCATCGGAATAATCGACATGAGCACCATGAGAAAAGAGTTCTTGAACATATCGAACCTGTGCCGGTTCCCTCTCTCGTTGGCCATCGCCAAGAGAAAGAAGACGGCGGTGATCAACCGCCCCCTCAGCCTTCCATCTCCGGAGAAGCACAAAACTCGCAAGAGCAAGCGACCCGAAACGAGCGAGGACAGCTACGAAGAGGAAGAGAGCAGCGTCAGCGTGAAAAGCGCCAAGACGAAGAACGGGACAGCCAAAGCGAAGAAGGTCGACCTTCTGGCGAAGAAGAAGAGTTTGAGCGAcgccaacaacaacaacaagacGTTCAAAATTCCACGCAAGCGTGTTGGCAATGTTGTTAAGTTGGTGGATGTGAGCAACAAGAGCGATCTGGGCAAATCGACCAAACTGCCGGAGCCTTGCAGGACTTGTGGCAGACCTGACCAACCCGAACGTTTCCACAGCCATCCTGTGACGCCACTCAAAGTCACCAAAAAGGCCGAGGAACCCCCCAAAA TGAAGAGCACCGTCCAGAAACCGGTGGCGATGAAGTACAAGTCGAAGCAACAGAACTCCGACAAGAATCTGCCACCCCCGCCTCAGCGCAAACCCTCCCTGCCGGCTCAGAAAATCGTGCACAGCCCCCCTAACGTGGGCACCGCCGCCGAACAATCCACCCCCAGGGTGAAGTCGGCGAAGCGAACCCTCACTTGCTACATCTGCGGCAGGGAGTTCGGCACCGCCTCGCTCCACCTGCACGAGCCCAAGTGCCTCCAG AGATGGGAACGGGAGAATGCCGGCTTGCCGACGCACTTGCAGAGGAAGCCCCCGGTCAAGCCGGACCATCCTCTCACCCCAGAAGAATGGAACAAGTTCGCCTGGGAGTCCTCTCAG GCCACTTTGACGCCTTGCCCCAAGTGCGGCCGCACCTTCTATCCAGACCGCCTGGTCGTGCACCAGCGCAGCTGCAAGATCGTCCAGGACAAC TCAAAATCATCAGTGGACAAATCGATTGCCGCCCAAGCCCCCGCACCCATGCCGCCCCCCACCGCCGAATGCTACATCTGCGGCAAGATGTTCGGCACGCATTCCATCAAGATTCACGAGAAACAGTGCCTGAAGAAGTGGCAGGCCGAAAACGAGGCCTTGCCGGCCGACATCCGGGCCCCAGTCCCCGTCAGAAAAGCTGACGGTGCGGCGAGCCCCAAGGAGGAGCTGGCTGCGCGCGAGGATGCTGCAAAAGGGCAAAAGACCCCCGACTCGGGCTCGCACAGATCGAGCATCGACAAGGAAGAGCGGCCCTCCTCCGGGAGCTCCGGAAAGAAGTCCCCCATGTTCCCTTGCTACATCTGCGGCCGACTGTTCACCGTCAACTCGATCTACATACACGAACCGCAGTGTCTCAAAATGTGGAAGATCGAGAACGACAAGCTGCCCCCGCACAGGAGGAGGCCGCAGCCCCTCAAACCCGACATCAAATTTACACGTAAGtag
- the Cks30A gene encoding cyclin-dependent kinases regulatory subunit translates to MNRMKIEEMQRNIYYSDKYYDDEYEYRHVVLPKEMVKLVPKTHLMSEEEWRGIGVQQSKGWVHYMTHSPEPHILLFKRPITTPPTHNGK, encoded by the exons ATGAATCGCATGAAAATCGAGGAAATGCAGAGAAACATTTACTACTCCGATAAGTACTACGACGACGAGTACGAATACCG ACACGTCGTTTTACCCAAAGAAATGGTAAAGTTGGTGCCGAAAACTCATCTGATGTCGGAAGAGGAATGGCGAGGTATCGGAGTACAACAGAGTAAAGGTTGGGTGCATTATATGACGCATTCTCCAG AACCACACATCCTGCTATTTAAACGACCAATCACAACGCCTCCAACTCACAATGGGAAATAA
- the LOC138123713 gene encoding probable peptidoglycan muropeptide transporter SLC46 isoform X1 — MDGGASRKLSFRSKVRLVFGNITVEPILVCFVLPCVMANLATQNLNMDKACRVNLRFPEETCDALALRDPTGYNQSDEVAVQKLVATMNAWKNVIQSFVPCLLLMFLGSWSDRHKRRKPCFLSPIIGEMLTCVGLLICTFFYYELSVEYNVFFEAVPPSLTGGWFAMFMAIFSYIGGITSVETRTLRIGAVNIFVNISFTVGNALSGILFSQIGFYGIFSLALLFYVVAFLYGALVVKEIPHEGPSAPQRDFLRDFFDVKHVAETFKVAFKEGKRNRKARICTIMVLCMVIVGPMHGEVSVLYLFVRYKFGWNEIDYSIYSTFYVITHMFGTLFSLILFTKILKIDDAALGILSSTSRIVASLVYAFAPTPFVFYLGAIIEILNGTSFIAMRSIISKLVPPDELGKINSLFGLSEAMVPIIYGPLYSIVYKLTINFLPGTFFIVGGVLTVPSLFIFGYSLPPARPYLTCLFQLAVQRAQTRPGRRLRIIH; from the exons ATGGACGGTGGTGCGTCCAGAAAGTTGAGCTTCCGGTCGAAGGTCCGGCTCGTCTTCGGCAACATCACCGTCGAGCCGATCCTCGTGTGTTTCGTGTTGCCGTGCGTGATGGCGAACCTCGCCACGCAGAACCTCAACATGGACAAAGCGTGCCGGGTCAATCTGCGGTTCCCGGAGGAGACGTGCGACGCTCTAGCCTTGCGGGACCCCACCGGGTACAACCAGAGCGACGAGGTCGCTGTCCAGAAGCTGGTGGCGACGATGAATGCCTGGAAGAACGTCATCCAGAGCTTCGTTCCTTGTCTTCTCTTGATGTTCCTCGGCTCGTGGAGCGACAGACACAAACGGCGCAAACCGTGCTTCCTGAGCCCCATCATCGGGGAGATGCTCACATGTGTCGGCCTCCTCATCTGCACCTTCTTCTACTACGAGTTGTCGGTCGAGTACAACGTGTTTTTCGAGGCGGTACCGCCGTCGCTCACCGGAGGGTGGTTCGCCATGTTCATGGCCATCTTCAGTTACATCGGAGGGATCACCAGCGTCGAAACGCGAACTCTTCGCATCGGTGCGGTCAACATCTTCGTCAACATCAGTTTCACGGTGGGGAACGCCCTCAGCGGGATCCTCTTCAGTCAGATCGGTTTCTACGGAATCTTCTCTCTGGCGCTGCTGTTCTACGTGGTGGCCTTCCTCTATGGGGCTCTCGTCGTCAAAGAGATCCCCCACGAGGGACCCAGCGCACCACAAAGAGACTTCCTGCGGGACTTTTTCGACGTCAAACACGTCGCCGAGACTTTCAAAGTCGCCTTCAAGGAAGGGAAACGGAACAGGAAAGCGAGGATTTGCACCATCATGGTACTGTGCATGGTGATCGTGGGGCCCATGCACG GAGAGGTGAGCGTCTTGTACTTATTTGTTCGATACAAATTCGGATGGAACGAGATCGACTACAGCATTTACTCCACTTTCTACGTCATCACCCACATGTTTG GTACTCTCTTCTCGCTGATCTTGTtcacgaaaattttgaaaatcgacGATGCCGCTCTGGGGATACTCTCGAGTACCAGCAGGATCGTGGCGTCTTTGGTGTACGCTTTCGCACCAACTCCTTTCGTCTTTTATCTGGGGGCAATCATCGAGATTTTGAACGGTACCAGTTTCATAGCTATGCGATCGATAATCTCCAAGCTGGTACCACCGGACGAACTGGGCAAGATCAACTCTTTGTTCGGCTTGTCTGAAGCCATGGTCCCCATAATCTACGGTCCCTTGTACAGCATCGTCTACAAGCTCACCATCAACTTCCTGCCGGGTACCTTCTTCATCGTGGGCGGCGTCCTCACCGTCCCTTCGCTCTTCATCTTCGGGTACTCTCTTCCGCCAGCGCGACCCTACTTAACCTGTCTGTTTCAGTTGGCTGTACAAAGAGCACAAACGCGACCGGGAAGAAGACTCCGCATCATACACTAA
- the LOC138123713 gene encoding probable peptidoglycan muropeptide transporter SLC46 isoform X2, translating to MDGGASRKLSFRSKVRLVFGNITVEPILVCFVLPCVMANLATQNLNMDKACRVNLRFPEETCDALALRDPTGYNQSDEVAVQKLVATMNAWKNVIQSFVPCLLLMFLGSWSDRHKRRKPCFLSPIIGEMLTCVGLLICTFFYYELSVEYNVFFEAVPPSLTGGWFAMFMAIFSYIGGITSVETRTLRIGAVNIFVNISFTVGNALSGILFSQIGFYGIFSLALLFYVVAFLYGALVVKEIPHEGPSAPQRDFLRDFFDVKHVAETFKVAFKEGKRNRKARICTIMVLCMVIVGPMHGEVSVLYLFVRYKFGWNEIDYSIYSTFYVITHMFGTLFSLILFTKILKIDDAALGILSSTSRIVASLVYAFAPTPFVFYLGAIIEILNGTSFIAMRSIISKLVPPDELGKINSLFGLSEAMVPIIYGPLYSIVYKLTINFLPGTFFIVGGVLTVPSLFIFGWLYKEHKRDREEDSASYTNCNKSQI from the exons ATGGACGGTGGTGCGTCCAGAAAGTTGAGCTTCCGGTCGAAGGTCCGGCTCGTCTTCGGCAACATCACCGTCGAGCCGATCCTCGTGTGTTTCGTGTTGCCGTGCGTGATGGCGAACCTCGCCACGCAGAACCTCAACATGGACAAAGCGTGCCGGGTCAATCTGCGGTTCCCGGAGGAGACGTGCGACGCTCTAGCCTTGCGGGACCCCACCGGGTACAACCAGAGCGACGAGGTCGCTGTCCAGAAGCTGGTGGCGACGATGAATGCCTGGAAGAACGTCATCCAGAGCTTCGTTCCTTGTCTTCTCTTGATGTTCCTCGGCTCGTGGAGCGACAGACACAAACGGCGCAAACCGTGCTTCCTGAGCCCCATCATCGGGGAGATGCTCACATGTGTCGGCCTCCTCATCTGCACCTTCTTCTACTACGAGTTGTCGGTCGAGTACAACGTGTTTTTCGAGGCGGTACCGCCGTCGCTCACCGGAGGGTGGTTCGCCATGTTCATGGCCATCTTCAGTTACATCGGAGGGATCACCAGCGTCGAAACGCGAACTCTTCGCATCGGTGCGGTCAACATCTTCGTCAACATCAGTTTCACGGTGGGGAACGCCCTCAGCGGGATCCTCTTCAGTCAGATCGGTTTCTACGGAATCTTCTCTCTGGCGCTGCTGTTCTACGTGGTGGCCTTCCTCTATGGGGCTCTCGTCGTCAAAGAGATCCCCCACGAGGGACCCAGCGCACCACAAAGAGACTTCCTGCGGGACTTTTTCGACGTCAAACACGTCGCCGAGACTTTCAAAGTCGCCTTCAAGGAAGGGAAACGGAACAGGAAAGCGAGGATTTGCACCATCATGGTACTGTGCATGGTGATCGTGGGGCCCATGCACG GAGAGGTGAGCGTCTTGTACTTATTTGTTCGATACAAATTCGGATGGAACGAGATCGACTACAGCATTTACTCCACTTTCTACGTCATCACCCACATGTTTG GTACTCTCTTCTCGCTGATCTTGTtcacgaaaattttgaaaatcgacGATGCCGCTCTGGGGATACTCTCGAGTACCAGCAGGATCGTGGCGTCTTTGGTGTACGCTTTCGCACCAACTCCTTTCGTCTTTTATCTGGGGGCAATCATCGAGATTTTGAACGGTACCAGTTTCATAGCTATGCGATCGATAATCTCCAAGCTGGTACCACCGGACGAACTGGGCAAGATCAACTCTTTGTTCGGCTTGTCTGAAGCCATGGTCCCCATAATCTACGGTCCCTTGTACAGCATCGTCTACAAGCTCACCATCAACTTCCTGCCGGGTACCTTCTTCATCGTGGGCGGCGTCCTCACCGTCCCTTCGCTCTTCATCTTCGG TTGGCTGTACAAAGAGCACAAACGCGACCGGGAAGAAGACTCCGCATCATACACTAATTGTAACAAGAGCCAAATATAG
- the LOC138123715 gene encoding uncharacterized protein, which translates to MAPLANDILREIADETLPALAELYKKHVGWAPHVLSLIHMGIRWKRSAKYRDCISFTSPNDSWERDGTIVVLFTNYCYNIFVFTLDEKCTNLREGLSRTNFIDYKNPQATFFCIHEKHVSTVMTIFEEKELNVDRTEAPYLMYALAAGKSEFSNEHPTGVYLRELDVESAAQIDSVWPYKYPGSQDYIASLIESNGGYGVFLKNEDEMVAWAVKHCLGHIGMVQTRENEKKKGYGLLVTKALAKEIVEEGQRPFATIYAQNKASICMFEKLGFQTIGNCYFINQLT; encoded by the exons atggCTCCACTCGCGAACGATATTTTACGCGAAATCGCAGATGAAACCTTGCCCGCGTTGGCCGAATTATACAAGAAACATGTCGGATGGGCCCCCCACGTTTTAAGCCTGATTCACATGGGGATTCGCTGGAAACGATCGGCGAAATATCGTGATTGTATCAGTTTCACGTCACCCAACGATAGTTGGGAGAGAGATGGCACCATCGTGGTTCTATTCACC AATTACTGCTACAACATATTCGTATTCACTCTGGAcgaaaaatgtacaaatcTGCGAGAAGGCTTGAGTCGGACAAATTTCATCGACTACAAAAACCCGCAGGCGACGTTTTTCTGCATTCACGAGAAACACGTTTCCACCGTCATGACGATCTTCGAGGAGAAAGAGTTGAACGTCGACAGAACTGAAGCTCCGTATTTGATGTACGCGTTAGCTGCGGGAAAGAGCGAATTTTCGAATGAACATCCCACGGGAGTTTACTTGAGGGAGTTGGATGTGGAATCAGCTGCGCAGATTGATTCGGTGTGGCCCTACAAATATCCGGGATCCCAGGATTATATAGCTTCGTTGATCGAGAGTAATGGCGGTTATGgagtgtttttgaaaaatgaagaCGAGATGGTGGCGTGGGCCGTAAAGCACTGCTTGGGACACATCGGGATGGTTCAGACTcgagaaaacgaaaaaaagaaGGGATATGGGTTGTTGGTTACTAAAGCTTTAGCTAAAGAGATAGTGGAAGAGGGACAGCGTCCTTTTGCGACCATTTACGCCCAGAACAAAGCGTCGATTTGTATGTTTGAAAAGTTGGGATTTCAAACAATTGGGAATTgttatttcattaatcaactaACGTAA
- the LOC138123712 gene encoding probable peptidoglycan muropeptide transporter SLC46 has protein sequence MALEKTTSIEAGLQSILTEEEPAESKAPPTLSLCQKAKLIVTNITVEPILVCYVLPSVMASLATQNLNLEKACRVNLGLQTEVCDALTARNASGYNQTDEIVVQKLVTTMNVWKSVVQSLIPSMLLLFLGSWSDRHQRRKPCMILPIVGEICTCVGFLLSTYFFYQLPMEFNAFFESVPPSLTGGWFAMFMALYSYISGISSVETRTFRIGAVNLFSNISVTIGIALSGVLYKQIGFYGVFSLALTMYFTGLTYGITRVKDNPKKDPIADKKSEKKNLLKDFFDVKHIQETFKVAFKDGPRDRKKRICVIMFLVMVIIGPLHGEMNVQYLFVRYKFGWNEIDYSLFSTFHFVLHFTGTVFSLMFFTKFLKVDDAVLGMISSTSKICATVVYAFAPNSTVFYIGAIVEALNGTSFIAMRSIMSKLVPADELGKINSLFGVSEALMPLIYGPMYNIVYKITINFLPGGFYLLGGILTTPAVAIFFWLYRQHQNDKKEEELEKAQKLKLLPQ, from the exons ATGGCTCTCGAGAAAACCACGAGCATCGAAGCGGGCCTCCAGAGCATCCTCACAGAGGAGGAGCCCGCCGAGTCCAAAGCCCCTCCGACCTTGTCCCTCTGCCAGAAGGCCAAACTCATCGTGACCAACATCACCGTGGAGCCGATCCTCGTCTGCTACGTCCTCCCCAGCGTGATGGCCAGTTTGGCCACCCAAAACCTCAACCTCGAAAAAGCCTGTCGCGTCAATCTCGGCCTCCAGACCGAAGTGTGCGACGCTCTGACCGCGCGAAACGCTTCCGGCTACAACCAAACCGACGAGATCGTCGTCCAGAAGCTGGTGACCACGATGAACGTGTGGAAGAGCGTGGTGCAGAGTCTGATCCCGTCGATGTTGCTGTTGTTCCTCGGCTCGTGGAGCGACCGCCACCAGAGGCGCAAGCCCTGCATGATACTCCCGATCGTGGGCGAGATCTGCACCTGCGTTGGCTTCCTCTTGTCCACTTATTTCTTCTACCAGTTGCCGATGGAATTCAACGCGTTCTTCGAATCGGTCCCGCCCTCTCTCACGGGAGGATGGTTCGCCATGTTCATGGCGCTTTATAGCTACATCAGCGGCATCTCCAGCGTGGAAACCAGGACTTTCAGGATCGGCGCCGTCAATCTCTTCTCGAATATCAGCGTCACGATCGGGATCGCTCTCAGCGGAGTCCTCTACAAGCAGATCGGCTTCTACGGAGTGTTCTCTCTAGCCTTGACCATGTACTTCACCGGGTTGACCTACGGGATCACTCGAGTCAAAGACAACCCGAAAAAAGATCCCATCGCGGACAAAAAGTCCGAAAAAAAGAATCTACTGAAGGACTTTTTCGACGTCAAACACATCCAAGAGACTTTCAAAGTGGCCTTCAAAGACGGCCCCAGAGACAGGAAGAAGAGGATCTGCGTCATCATGTTCTTGGTGATGGTGATCATCGGACCCTTGCACGGGGAGATGAACGTCCAATACCTCTTCGTCAGGTACAAATTCGGCTGGAACGAGATCGACTACAGCTTGTTCTCGACCTTCCATTTCGTGCTCCACTTCACCGGTACCGTTTTCTCGTTGATGTTCTTCACCAAGTTCCTCAAAGTCGACGACGCCGTCTTGGGCATGATATCCAGCACCAGCAAGATTTGCGCCACAGTCGTTTACGCTTTCGCCCCAAACAGTACGGTCTTTTACATCG GAGCTATCGTCGAGGCTCTCAACGGCACCTCCTTCATTGCCATGAGGTCTATCATGTCCAAACTGGTACCGGCAGACGAACTGGGAAAAATCAATTCGCTCTTTGGAGTGTCGGAGGCTCTGATGCCCTTGATTTACGGCCCGATGTACAACATCGTCTACaaaatcacaataaatttccTCCCGGGGGGTTTTTATTTGCTAGGTGGAATACTGACGACTCCCGCTGTTGCCATTTTCTT CTGGCTCTATCGACAACACCAGAAcgacaaaaaagaagaagaactAGAGAAAGcacaaaaactgaaattgtTGCCCCAATAA